In one window of Proteobacteria bacterium CG1_02_64_396 DNA:
- a CDS encoding SIR2 family protein, whose translation MSDTTLSELIARLQNGTLVPFLGAQALNGSVNAETGAPIPADSDSLILAMNGGKPMAPKLMYEFARAAMNQELKKGRSFIQRFLVQTYANTAWSRAPMHDWLAELKPHYVVDINRDTQLQESYKATPHTLIVGIARMSGKDYRFKIYHYDGSGYTEINQDEADPSLPILFKPLGTPTPEPTFIASDADYVDYITELMGGFAIPSFLKEYRKNKQYLFIGLRLNRDTERMVMSDIVYGAGSPTGYALIPGANDKEKRFCAKMGIEVIDASVEDLLAAAGKGLVEAV comes from the coding sequence ATGTCCGATACAACGCTTTCAGAACTGATCGCCCGCCTGCAAAACGGCACCCTGGTCCCCTTTCTCGGCGCCCAAGCGCTCAACGGCTCGGTCAACGCCGAGACCGGCGCCCCGATCCCCGCCGATTCCGATTCCCTGATTCTGGCGATGAACGGCGGCAAGCCGATGGCCCCCAAGCTGATGTACGAATTTGCTCGGGCCGCCATGAATCAAGAGCTCAAGAAGGGGCGTAGTTTCATTCAGCGCTTTTTGGTGCAGACCTACGCCAACACCGCGTGGAGCCGGGCCCCCATGCACGACTGGCTCGCCGAGCTTAAACCCCACTATGTGGTCGACATCAACCGCGACACCCAACTGCAAGAGAGCTACAAGGCCACCCCCCACACCTTGATTGTCGGCATCGCCCGGATGAGCGGTAAGGACTACCGCTTCAAGATCTACCACTACGACGGCAGCGGCTACACCGAGATCAACCAAGACGAGGCTGACCCCTCCCTGCCGATCCTCTTCAAACCGTTGGGAACCCCAACCCCCGAGCCGACCTTCATTGCCTCGGATGCCGACTACGTCGATTACATCACCGAGCTGATGGGCGGCTTCGCCATCCCCTCGTTTTTGAAGGAATACCGCAAAAACAAGCAGTACCTCTTCATCGGATTGCGGCTCAACCGCGACACCGAACGGATGGTGATGTCCGACATCGTCTACGGCGCGGGGAGCCCGACCGGCTACGCCCTGATTCCGGGGGCCAACGACAAAGAAAAGCGGTTCTGCGCCAAGATGGGCATCGAGGTGATCGACGCCTCGGTTGAGGATCTTCTGGCTGCGGCGGGTAAGGGGTTGGTCGAGGCGGTTTAA